TAGCATGATTGATTAATCTATCTTTGACAATACGATTATTGACATAAAAATATTGCAGATCAGTTTGACTGCGTGAAAAGGTAGGCAGAGAAATCCAGCCCCATAAACGCAAGGTGGCGTTTTCCATATCCATATAAATCGCATTTTCAATAAACGTGCGACTGCATAGGGCAGCGATACGTTCTTCTTGTAAGCTTTGAGAGGTGGCAGGGCGTAGTTGGTGTATAAGCCGTTTATTATGCTGCAGTGTAAATCCCATTGAAAAATGGCTCAATGACAGCCGTTTAACCAACTCTTCAATATGTGAAAACTCAGTTTGTTCTTTGCGTAAAAATTTTCTTCTCGCGGGGGTATTAAAAAAAAGCTCATGAACGTCAACCGTCGTTCCTTGCGGATGAGAAACCGGTATTAGTTTAGGTTTATTTTGATAATCAGCCGTAACCTGCCAGCCTTGCTGACTGGTGTTGGTAGAGGAGCTCAAGTAAAGCCGAGAAACGGAACTGATGCTGGCTAGGGCTTCACCACGAAAGCCTAAGGTTTTTATCTGCATTAAGTCGTCTAAATCACGTATTTTACTGGTCGCATGGCGGTCTAAGGCTAAAATAAGGTCATCTTTATGGATGCCAGATCCATCATCACGAATACGGATGCGCTGAATGCCGCCTTTCTCGACATCAATATCAATTTGTTTAGCGTTTGCATCTAGACTGTTTTCAACCAATTCTTTAATGATAGATGCAGGGCGTTCAATGACTTCACCAGCGGCAATCTGATTGGCGAGTTGGGGCGAAAGGCGTGCAATGCGAGTTGACATAGTGATTATAAATTAATCAAAAAACGAGATCTTAGCAGATCTTATAGCCGATACCTATGCTATTTCTAGTTTTATAGATCTTAAAAGCGGGTAACAAAGTTATTTGTTGTATCTTGGTTGAATGCGCGTTGTGTTAATAAGTGTGAATGGCCTGTGAGGTGTAAAAAAACAGAGTGCTTATTTAATTGTGCCATTGCGTTTTTTTTGCTTCTTTTGCTAGGGGATAATCAGAATAATTCTTTCCCCAGTTTTTTCGGAACAAATCGCCTTCTAAGCCTTCTTTATAAAAGGCATGCCTATTGTTTGAGGTAGATGAAGGTCATATTCAAAAGCGTTCGAGGCGGTGTTAAAAATAGGTTGTAAGATGGATTTTTTGCTCGATTCTTTATTTGAAAAAATAAGTTGATAGATTTCGATTTCCGAAAGTACAGGGGTTGATCCGTATTTTCTGACTAGTTTTATGCACGAATTACCACCAGGCGAAACAAGTTATTCCTGTTGGACGGACGCATGTGCACCGGGTGTGATGGGTTTTTCAGATATTAAAACATAATGATTAGAAAGAATGGTTTTATTTGTAAAACGAATGGAGGAAACAGGAGGTTCAAAATCTTTTTTAACACGACATAATTCTAATTCTTTGCTTGGAGAGATAACAGATTGCGTTGTCGATGTGGGTAGTTCTATTTTTGTTAAATCAAGTCTTAATGCTGGTATTTTTTTCTTGTTACGCACTATTACACCGTCGCGTTATGATAATAATATTATTAATGCGTGGCTATTATATCTTTTTTTTCACAGCTTCAATTAAATAAATAATCTTTATTAATTCGTTTTGTTGAAAATAAATAAACGCTGAATGCTAAAAGATAAAATGAATAAAGCAATTTCTGCAATTATTTTACTGCTATAAACATTAATGCCAAAACTATGGATAAATGTAATTAAACTATAAGCAATTAAGCCTAAAAAGCTAGCTAAACAGGCATATTTAATAGCAGCAGGTAATAGTTTATTTTGACTTTTAAACGCTAAATGATGGTTCAGTTTAAAGTTAAAAGTAGCTGATAAAATTCGCCCTAATAATACCGCAAGAAATATATTTTTTTTTATCCAGTAAATAAAAGAAAATACGATAAAGTCAATCGCTGCTGAAAGCAATGATATAGCGGCAAAGCGTATGAAGACAAAATAGATCTTGATCGAATCGAGCAATGGATTGAAATGAGAGGCACTATTGCTATCAAGATAGACAGTGCTAATGGGTGTTTGCTGAATAGAGATTTGCTTTTCTTTAGCAGCCAGTAACATTTCTAGTTCAAAATCATAGCCTGAGGTTTTGGAATGAAGTAGTGCTTTCATGAGTTTACGCGGTATAGCGCGTAAACCAGTTTGTGTATCTTGCAGAGGTATGTTAGTGAATAGGCGTAAAACGAATTTAGTTATTTTATTCCCAAACCGACTGCGCCAAGGTGTGGACGCATCATTAAATTGTCTTACACCTAAATAAAGGCTAGAAGGGTTTTGCATGAAAACATCAGCGATATGTAAAATATCTCTGGGTAGATGTTGCCCATCGGCATCAGCGGTAACAATACCCGATGCAGTAGAAGCGCTGGTTTCTAACCAATGTTTAAATCCGGTTTTAAGTGCTTGACCTTTTCCTTGGTTTTCACGATGTCTTAATAATTCAATATTAAACTCACTCAGTTTAGAGAAAATGTGTGATTTTTTAATATCTGATCCATCGTCAACCACAATAATCCGTTGCGTTGGCCGAAGTTTGCGTAAGGTTTTTACAAGTTGTATTAACTTTTTATTCGGCTGGTAAGCTGGAATAAGAAGAGTAGGATAAAGGTCCGTTAGCATAAGTGGAGATTATATCGTATCCCTGTTTGAATTTGCGAGTATACTCTTCATACTTGAATTTTTTGCTGCGTTGTCGCTTAACTCGCCATCCTCATGTATTATTTATACACTCCGGCGGCTTTGTTTTGTGCTCCGCCTTACCAAAAATCCAATTGCTGTGAGTATATTACAGCGCTAAAGAAGGATGATCGGGTTAATGTTCCGAAGTCTCCATCTTTTTTAAAATCTGTTCCCCTAGTGGCGTTTGGGGTAAAAGCCTTGCTATTCGTTGAGAGTCTAAGAGTGAAAGAGTCAACAGAATATCAGCCGGTGGTAAAAATGACTGTGCACGTTCAGGCCATTCTATTAACCAAATCGCTAGTTGATCAAATTCATCATACAAACCCATTTCAAGTATTTCTCTAGCCGTTTGTAAACGGTAGAGATCCAAGTGGAAGATAAGTTGTTTTGCCAATTCATAGCTTTCGATCAAGGTGTAGGTAGGGCTTTTTACGGCTGCGTGGTGGCCTAAAGCGCGTAGAAAAAAACGTGTAAATGTTGTTTTTCCTGCGCCAAGTTCACCTTTTAGAAAAATGATAAGGCGTTTATTTTTCGGGCAATGCGCTGCTAGTTTTTCTGCAAGTTGCTGGGTTTCCTGCTCATGATTAATCAAATACTCTGACATAGGCGCTGTTGCCTTAATGTTCTAATTTTCTATATTTAATCCTTTTCTCAGACTGATTGCCTTCCGTGCCGAGTCGTTTCAAGCGATCCGCTTCATAATCTGTATAGTTGCCAGTAAAGTAAGTAACAGTGCTATCATCTTCAAAGGCAAGAATATGGGTAGCTATTTTATCTAAAAACCAACGATCGTGAGAAATAACCAGGGCGCATCCAGGAAAGCTTAACAATGCTTCTTCTAAGGCACGTAGGGTTTCTACGTCAAGATCATTGGTAGGTTCATCCAGCAATAGGACATTGCAGCCGGTGCGTAATAGCTTAGCTAAATGGACTCTGTTTCGTTCACCGCCGGAGAGGTGTTTTACTAGTTTTTGTTGTTCGGTGCCTTTAAAATTAAATCGTCCTACATAGGCGCGTGAGGGCATCTGGAATTGATTGATGGTCATAATATCTTGGCCATCTGAGATTTCTTGCCAAACCGTCTGATCGGGATTTAATGCGTCGCGACTTTGATCGATATAGGCGAGCTGCACCGTTTCGCCTTGGCGAATACGGCCGCTATCGGCTTGTTCTTGCTGCATAATGAGTTTAAATAAAGTCGACTTACCTGCGCCATTAGGACCAATAATTCCTACAATGGCACCTTTAGGCACCTGAAAGCTAAGGTTGTTAATTAATAAACGACCATTAAAACCTTTAGAAAGTTGTTCAAACTCTAATACTAAATCGCCTAAGCGAGGCCCAGGTGGAATATAAAGTGATTGAGTTTCGGCGCGTTTTTGAAATTCTTGTGAGCTTAATTCTTCATAGCGCGCTAAACGAGCCTTACTTTTAGCTTGGCGTCCTTTTGCATTACTACGAACCCATTCTAATTCTGTTTTTAATGCTTTTTCGTGTGCAGATTGTTGCTTTTCTTCTTGTGCTAAGCGTTTTTGTTTTTGCTCTAACCAAGCAGAATAATTACCTTGATAAGGTATACCTTGACCACGATCCAGTTCTAGAATCCAGCCAGCGACATTGTCGAGGAAATAGCGATCATGGGTGACGGCGACGACGGTTCCTGGATAATCATGTAAATAACGTTCTAGCCAAGCGACACTTTCGGCATCTAAATGGTTAGTGGGCTCATCGAGTAACAACATATCGGGATTAGATAATAGGAGACGACACAGTGCGACACGTCGTCGTTCTCCGCCCGAAAGCTGGGTGACGTCGGCATCCCAAGGCGGTAGACGTAATGCATCGGCAGCAATTGAGAGTTTTCTTTCGAGTTCCCAAGCCCCTTGCGCATCAATTTTTGTTTGTAATTCACCTTGTTCTTCAAATAACTTATTCATTTCTGTTTCACTGAGTGGCTCAGCAAATTTCATGCTAATTTCATTAAAACGATCCAACAGCTTTTTGCTATCGGCAATGGCTTCTTCAACATTGCCACGAACATCTTTATCTGGATTTAATTGAGGTTCTTGTGGAAGATAGCCAACTTTAATGCCAGGCAGTACGCGTGCTTCACCAATAAAGTCTTTATCGACGCCAGCCATAATACGCAGTAAGGATGATTTTCCTGAGCCATTGAGACCTAAAACACCGATTTTTGCGCCAGGTAAAAACGAAAGCCAAATATCCTTTAGAATTTCACGTTTAGGGGGGACAATTTTCCCTACGGCTTGCATGGTGTAAATGTATTGTTGTGACATGTCTTGAATTTTTGCTTATTGAAAGAGCAAGAATGGTAGCAATAATCGGCTCATCTAGCCAGAGTTTTCAGCGATAGGGAGCGGGCTTGTTAACCCACTTTAAACCATTATATTGAGGCGGATAAACAACTGATTCGTAATGGCATCACCAGTGGTATACTGGTGATGTTTACATAATAATTTTTCCCTTAGCGTATTAAGGATTCGATAAAATGGTTTATTCAACGCAAGAAACGATTGCTGATTTTGATAAGGATCTTTGGCAAGCGATGCAGCATGAGGCGGGGCGTCAAGAAGATCATCTAGAATTAATTGCTTCTGAAAATTATACCAGCCCCTGTGTATTACAAGCGCAAGGTTCTGTCTTAACGAATAAATATGCCGAGGGTTATCCAGGTAAACGTTACTATGGTGGCTGTGAGTATGTCGATGTGGTTGAGCAATTAGCGATTGATCGCGTGAAAAAATTGTTTAAAGCCGATTATGCCAATGTACAACCGCATTCAGGTTCGCAGGCCAATGCAGCGGCTTTTATGGCCTTATTGGAGCCGGGGGATCGCCTATTAGGTATGAGTTTAGCGGATGGTGGTCATTTGACGCATGGTTCGACGGTTAGTTTTTCAGGAAAAATCTATCAAGCGACAGCATATGGGGTTGATTCAAAAACACAGCTCATTGACTATGATGAAGTCGAAAAACTCGCCAAGGAGCACAAACCTAAATTAATTATTGCAGGTTTTTCGGCGTATTCGCGAGTGGTCGATTGGCAACGATTCCGTGATATAGCGGATGAGGTTGGCGCCTATTTCATGGTTGATATGGCGCATGTGGCGGGGTTGATTGCGGCGGGCCTTTATCCTTCACCTGTCCCAATAGCTGATGTCGTGACTTCTACTACGCATAAAACGTTACGAGGTCCGCGTGGCGGCTTGATTTTAGCTAAAGCCAATCCAGAAATAGAAAAAAAGCTGAATTCCGCTGTGTTTCCTGGCCTTCAAGGAGGCCCGTTAATGCATGTGATTGCTGGAAAAGCGGTGGCTTTCGAAGAAGCCTTACAAGCTGATTTTAAGGACTATCAAAAACAAGTCATGCTCAACGCTAAAGCAATGGCTGAAACAATGGCTGA
This is a stretch of genomic DNA from Candidatus Rickettsiella viridis. It encodes these proteins:
- the glyA gene encoding serine hydroxymethyltransferase; protein product: MVYSTQETIADFDKDLWQAMQHEAGRQEDHLELIASENYTSPCVLQAQGSVLTNKYAEGYPGKRYYGGCEYVDVVEQLAIDRVKKLFKADYANVQPHSGSQANAAAFMALLEPGDRLLGMSLADGGHLTHGSTVSFSGKIYQATAYGVDSKTQLIDYDEVEKLAKEHKPKLIIAGFSAYSRVVDWQRFRDIADEVGAYFMVDMAHVAGLIAAGLYPSPVPIADVVTSTTHKTLRGPRGGLILAKANPEIEKKLNSAVFPGLQGGPLMHVIAGKAVAFEEALQADFKDYQKQVMLNAKAMAETMAEKGYKIVSGGTDNHLFLVDLTDKNITGKAAENVLEAAYMTINKNAVPNDPRSPFVTSGIRLGTPALTTRGMKEQEMQQVAAWVCMVLDRLKDSAELESDAQNQLIGSLKESVEIKKIKQEVIALCRRFPVYSRMESANFVA
- the tsaE gene encoding tRNA (adenosine(37)-N6)-threonylcarbamoyltransferase complex ATPase subunit type 1 TsaE: MSEYLINHEQETQQLAEKLAAHCPKNKRLIIFLKGELGAGKTTFTRFFLRALGHHAAVKSPTYTLIESYELAKQLIFHLDLYRLQTAREILEMGLYDEFDQLAIWLIEWPERAQSFLPPADILLTLSLLDSQRIARLLPQTPLGEQILKKMETSEH
- a CDS encoding bifunctional glycosyltransferase family 2/GtrA family protein yields the protein MLTDLYPTLLIPAYQPNKKLIQLVKTLRKLRPTQRIIVVDDGSDIKKSHIFSKLSEFNIELLRHRENQGKGQALKTGFKHWLETSASTASGIVTADADGQHLPRDILHIADVFMQNPSSLYLGVRQFNDASTPWRSRFGNKITKFVLRLFTNIPLQDTQTGLRAIPRKLMKALLHSKTSGYDFELEMLLAAKEKQISIQQTPISTVYLDSNSASHFNPLLDSIKIYFVFIRFAAISLLSAAIDFIVFSFIYWIKKNIFLAVLLGRILSATFNFKLNHHLAFKSQNKLLPAAIKYACLASFLGLIAYSLITFIHSFGINVYSSKIIAEIALFILSFSIQRLFIFNKTN
- the ettA gene encoding energy-dependent translational throttle protein EttA, which translates into the protein MSQQYIYTMQAVGKIVPPKREILKDIWLSFLPGAKIGVLGLNGSGKSSLLRIMAGVDKDFIGEARVLPGIKVGYLPQEPQLNPDKDVRGNVEEAIADSKKLLDRFNEISMKFAEPLSETEMNKLFEEQGELQTKIDAQGAWELERKLSIAADALRLPPWDADVTQLSGGERRRVALCRLLLSNPDMLLLDEPTNHLDAESVAWLERYLHDYPGTVVAVTHDRYFLDNVAGWILELDRGQGIPYQGNYSAWLEQKQKRLAQEEKQQSAHEKALKTELEWVRSNAKGRQAKSKARLARYEELSSQEFQKRAETQSLYIPPGPRLGDLVLEFEQLSKGFNGRLLINNLSFQVPKGAIVGIIGPNGAGKSTLFKLIMQQEQADSGRIRQGETVQLAYIDQSRDALNPDQTVWQEISDGQDIMTINQFQMPSRAYVGRFNFKGTEQQKLVKHLSGGERNRVHLAKLLRTGCNVLLLDEPTNDLDVETLRALEEALLSFPGCALVISHDRWFLDKIATHILAFEDDSTVTYFTGNYTDYEADRLKRLGTEGNQSEKRIKYRKLEH